The following coding sequences are from one Arcobacter nitrofigilis DSM 7299 window:
- a CDS encoding molybdopterin molybdotransferase MoeA gives MKNIINYEESLNILNNIFLEEKIKEKLFLTNALGRILSDDIIANENSPAFITSGMDGYAIKSEDQKLNTIKIIDKNPAGSVTESKVENGSCIKTFTGSLMPEGADTLIPIENVEVVGDCIKIVQEVSKGFAVRDIGENYKENEILIKKGTLIGFAEIGVMASLNISQVSVYSQVVVSIASTGSEILDIGEVQTNKSQIRSSNHLTVEVLAKKAGAKTIQMGTIKDDMDSITQMMKTALDNSDIVVTTGGVSKGDYDFVQDVVKEKLGAEVLFHGVNIKPGGPILIAKKDNKLIISLPGFAYSSTVCAILYLLPMIYKYEGSKKELPIVKARINQNFPVKIKKTVFTACNVKYENGEYNIDFEGKKQGTSAILTNLLGSPALLIQDKDSEDIKAGDLVDILLLNELN, from the coding sequence ATGAAAAATATAATAAATTATGAAGAGTCTTTAAACATATTAAATAATATTTTTTTGGAAGAAAAAATTAAGGAAAAACTTTTTTTAACAAATGCATTGGGAAGGATACTATCTGATGACATAATTGCAAACGAAAATTCACCTGCTTTTATAACATCTGGGATGGATGGATATGCTATTAAAAGTGAAGATCAAAAATTAAACACCATAAAAATAATAGATAAGAACCCAGCGGGAAGTGTTACTGAATCAAAAGTTGAAAATGGCAGCTGCATAAAAACATTTACTGGTTCTTTAATGCCAGAAGGGGCAGATACATTAATACCAATAGAAAATGTTGAAGTAGTTGGTGATTGTATAAAAATCGTTCAAGAAGTTTCAAAAGGTTTTGCAGTAAGAGATATAGGTGAAAACTATAAAGAAAATGAAATTTTAATAAAAAAAGGAACTCTAATTGGCTTTGCTGAAATAGGTGTAATGGCTTCACTTAATATATCACAAGTAAGTGTATATTCTCAGGTTGTAGTAAGTATTGCAAGTACAGGAAGTGAAATACTTGATATTGGAGAAGTTCAAACTAATAAATCACAAATAAGAAGTTCAAACCATCTTACTGTTGAAGTTTTAGCAAAAAAAGCTGGTGCAAAAACTATTCAAATGGGAACAATAAAAGATGATATGGATTCAATTACCCAAATGATGAAAACTGCTTTAGATAACTCAGATATAGTTGTTACAACTGGTGGGGTATCAAAAGGTGATTATGACTTCGTACAAGATGTTGTAAAAGAAAAACTTGGAGCTGAAGTTCTATTTCATGGAGTGAATATTAAACCAGGAGGTCCAATATTAATAGCAAAAAAAGATAATAAACTAATTATCTCTCTTCCAGGGTTTGCCTATAGCTCAACTGTATGTGCTATTTTATATCTACTTCCTATGATTTATAAGTATGAAGGTTCTAAAAAAGAACTTCCTATAGTAAAAGCGAGAATAAATCAAAACTTTCCAGTAAAAATAAAAAAGACAGTATTTACAGCTTGCAATGTTAAATATGAAAATGGTGAATATAATATTGATTTTGAAGGTAAAAAACAAGGTACAAGTGCGATACTGACAAATCTTTTAGGTAGTCCTGCTTTACTTATACAAGATAAAGATAGTGAAGATATAAAAGCTGGCGATTTAGTTGATATTTTATTATTAAATGAGTTGAACTAA
- a CDS encoding SO_0444 family Cu/Zn efflux transporter: MELILEFTTNFLKLLDAMSIYVIVGLFIAGILKQLIPDDFISSHLGKNSTMSVIKATIFGIPLPVCSCSVIPLAQGLKKEGASKGSIQSFLISTPITGVDSILATFSFFGIIFTIFRVVSSIVIAIVVGLVQNFFEEKEEAVVEKPKFQAFTPNSSFAINPTFKAQETKESESSCCSGSSCSSSSSKTKEGFSIKKALAYGYGTLFSDMAKSLLIGLILGALFTTFIPQEYAKLLFDNQILTYFVILLFAIPLYTCATASLPLAAALMLQGMSAGAVFIFLTAGPATSAVTMSIVYKMLGKRSLIIYVGVIAILSLVFGFVFDSYFQHLELLSISSDVDETSLVKSLASLFMLILIVYHLYRIKFPKKGATCCS; the protein is encoded by the coding sequence ATGGAATTAATATTAGAATTTACAACAAATTTTTTAAAACTATTAGATGCAATGAGTATCTATGTAATAGTTGGACTTTTTATAGCTGGGATTTTGAAACAACTAATTCCTGATGATTTTATATCTTCTCATTTGGGGAAAAACTCAACCATGTCAGTTATAAAAGCAACAATTTTTGGAATACCATTACCTGTTTGTTCTTGTTCTGTTATTCCTTTGGCACAGGGATTAAAAAAAGAGGGTGCAAGTAAAGGCTCAATTCAGAGTTTCTTAATCTCAACGCCAATAACTGGTGTTGATTCTATATTAGCTACTTTTTCATTTTTTGGCATTATATTTACTATTTTTAGAGTTGTCTCTTCAATTGTTATCGCAATAGTAGTAGGTCTTGTGCAAAACTTTTTTGAAGAAAAAGAGGAAGCGGTTGTTGAGAAACCAAAATTTCAAGCTTTTACTCCAAACTCAAGTTTTGCCATTAATCCTACTTTTAAAGCACAAGAAACTAAAGAGAGTGAAAGTTCTTGTTGTAGTGGTTCTAGTTGTTCTAGTAGCTCATCAAAGACTAAGGAAGGCTTTTCTATAAAAAAGGCTTTGGCTTATGGATATGGAACTCTTTTTTCTGATATGGCAAAGTCATTATTGATTGGATTGATTTTAGGAGCTCTTTTTACAACTTTTATTCCACAAGAGTATGCAAAACTTTTATTTGACAATCAAATATTGACTTATTTTGTGATTTTGCTTTTTGCTATTCCTTTATATACTTGTGCGACAGCATCATTACCACTTGCAGCGGCACTTATGCTTCAAGGAATGAGTGCAGGGGCTGTATTTATATTTTTAACAGCAGGTCCTGCTACTAGTGCTGTTACTATGAGTATTGTATATAAAATGTTAGGTAAAAGATCATTGATAATTTATGTTGGTGTAATTGCCATATTATCATTGGTTTTTGGATTTGTTTTTGATTCTTATTTTCAACACTTAGAATTACTATCTATTTCTAGTGATGTGGATGAGACTAGTCTTGTGAAATCTTTAGCTTCTTTATTTATGTTAATATTAATAGTTTATCATTTATATAGAATCAAGTTTCCTAAAAAAGGAGCAACATGTTGCTCATAG
- the soxC gene encoding sulfite dehydrogenase: protein MTTKTDSLEKSSTINEDKLSRRNFFKRTAVYSAGAIAAANVLAPVKLKADDVNIVNQVEWGTKLGDRLDKNLYGLPSPYEHNNIRRIHDLLSSGDRYATVSMSPLHQQEGIITPNGLFFCRSHSGIAQVDPNKYRLMLHGLLEKPLVLTLEQLKRYPSESRIYFIECPANGSTGWRGPQFNNLQFVKGMMSSAEWTGVRLSVILEDLGLKPEAQWMLAEGSDDSEMARSIPIEKVLDDAMIVWGQNGEPLRPEQGYPVRLLVPGWEGNLNVKWLKRLKFDSKPWYSKEETSKYTMLQPSGKAIEYFWPMEVNSIITSPCPEVPWTDLKIGDKVEISGVAWSGRGTIKTVDISLDGGKNWVEAHFKGLILPKSWTRFSYIITWDGNPKVLLSRAIDDSGHIQPSIDKLVSKVGVEGIYHRNPIVGWEVTSKGVVNNVHVRS, encoded by the coding sequence ATGACAACTAAGACTGACAGTTTAGAAAAAAGTTCAACTATTAATGAAGATAAATTAAGTAGAAGAAATTTTTTTAAAAGAACTGCTGTATATTCTGCTGGTGCAATTGCTGCAGCCAATGTTTTGGCTCCAGTTAAACTTAAAGCTGATGATGTAAATATTGTAAATCAAGTAGAATGGGGGACAAAGTTAGGTGATAGACTTGATAAAAACCTCTACGGGTTACCTTCTCCTTATGAGCACAATAATATTAGAAGAATTCATGACCTATTATCTTCAGGTGATAGATATGCGACAGTTTCTATGTCACCACTACATCAACAAGAAGGTATAATTACTCCAAATGGTCTGTTTTTCTGTAGAAGTCATAGTGGTATTGCTCAAGTCGATCCAAATAAATATAGACTTATGCTTCATGGTCTTCTTGAGAAACCATTGGTTTTAACTTTAGAGCAATTAAAAAGATATCCAAGTGAGTCAAGAATTTATTTTATTGAGTGTCCTGCAAATGGATCTACTGGATGGAGAGGACCACAGTTTAATAATTTACAATTTGTAAAAGGTATGATGAGTAGTGCCGAATGGACAGGTGTAAGATTATCTGTTATATTAGAAGATTTAGGTTTAAAACCTGAAGCCCAATGGATGTTGGCTGAAGGAAGTGATGACTCTGAGATGGCAAGAAGTATTCCTATTGAAAAAGTTTTAGATGATGCTATGATTGTTTGGGGACAAAATGGTGAACCTTTAAGACCAGAACAAGGATATCCAGTAAGATTATTAGTTCCTGGTTGGGAAGGTAATTTAAATGTTAAATGGTTAAAAAGACTTAAATTTGATAGTAAACCATGGTACTCAAAAGAAGAGACTTCAAAATATACTATGCTACAACCAAGTGGAAAAGCAATTGAATATTTTTGGCCAATGGAAGTAAACTCAATTATTACTTCTCCATGTCCTGAAGTTCCTTGGACTGATTTAAAAATAGGTGATAAAGTAGAAATTTCTGGTGTTGCTTGGTCAGGTAGAGGTACAATTAAAACTGTTGATATCTCTTTAGATGGAGGTAAAAACTGGGTAGAAGCTCATTTTAAAGGATTGATATTACCTAAGTCTTGGACTAGATTTTCTTATATTATAACTTGGGATGGAAATCCAAAAGTTTTATTAAGTAGAGCAATTGATGACTCTGGACACATTCAACCTTCTATTGATAAATTAGTATCGAAAGTTGGGGTTGAAGGAATTTATCATAGAAATCCTATTGTAGGTTGGGAAGTTACATCAAAAGGAGTAGTTAATAATGTTCACGTTAGAAGTTAA
- a CDS encoding phospholipase D-like domain-containing protein, whose translation MSKIFLVLFLLFSSSFASSKIYFLPKDAKIASEKIVLLIDNAKSSIDISMYNLSYNKLIDSLKRASKRGVIISLYLDKSKFKKSDKINNLVKNNGIKYKVLEKKNHLKLALFDKSIAVFGSANWTKESFGDNLEIIYMTDEHKDINQINEIFNSLEKNY comes from the coding sequence ATGAGTAAGATATTTTTAGTTTTATTTCTTCTTTTTTCTTCTAGTTTTGCTAGTAGTAAAATTTATTTTTTACCTAAAGATGCAAAAATAGCAAGTGAAAAAATTGTTTTATTAATAGATAATGCAAAGAGTTCAATAGATATTTCTATGTATAACTTGTCGTATAATAAACTTATTGATAGCTTAAAAAGAGCTTCAAAAAGAGGAGTTATTATAAGTTTGTATCTAGATAAATCTAAATTTAAGAAAAGTGATAAAATCAATAACTTAGTAAAAAATAATGGTATTAAATACAAAGTATTAGAGAAAAAGAATCATTTAAAGCTGGCACTGTTTGATAAAAGTATAGCAGTTTTTGGAAGTGCAAATTGGACAAAAGAGTCTTTTGGAGACAATTTAGAAATTATTTATATGACTGATGAACACAAAGATATTAATCAAATAAATGAGATATTTAATAGCTTGGAAAAAAATTATTAA
- a CDS encoding M48 family metallopeptidase: MLGTFVIAYCFYFLFNIYTSFMQVGFVQNAKNLKPVILSDDKYKTAANYTIEKERVAILSTLYDFVIFFLWIKFGLGFLDSIITTQELWLKAIIFVDAFIIINWILGLPFDLYSTFKLNKKYGFSNMTTKLYIMDTLKTGVLFLVFGSIVIAAISFIIQTFPMWWIWGFVFIFAVIILINMLYPVIRDKMFDKFEPLKDKELEEKINNLLNEVGFKSSGVFSVDASKRDNRLNAYFGGLGSTKRVVLFDTLIEKLSHNELLAVLGHELGHFKNGDILKNIGIMGFIMFIFFAIFGNLGDEIFLGLNISNEPYAIITVFLMFSPILSFFLMPLMSLISRHNEYAADEFGSNLQTKEDLVSALLKLANENKSFPLSHPLYIFFYYSHPPLVERFKELGYDVHSDSQSALKDEFNLNV; the protein is encoded by the coding sequence GTGTTAGGAACTTTTGTTATTGCTTATTGTTTTTATTTTTTATTTAATATTTATACTTCATTTATGCAAGTTGGATTTGTACAAAATGCAAAGAATCTGAAACCCGTAATACTTTCAGATGATAAATATAAAACAGCAGCAAACTATACTATTGAAAAAGAAAGAGTTGCAATTCTTTCTACTTTATATGACTTTGTCATCTTCTTTTTATGGATAAAATTTGGATTGGGATTTTTAGATTCAATCATTACTACTCAAGAACTTTGGTTGAAGGCCATTATTTTTGTAGATGCTTTTATTATCATAAACTGGATTTTAGGCTTACCTTTTGATTTATACTCTACATTTAAATTAAATAAAAAATATGGTTTTTCTAATATGACAACAAAATTATATATTATGGATACGCTTAAAACTGGTGTTTTATTTTTAGTTTTTGGATCTATTGTTATTGCTGCGATTTCTTTTATAATCCAGACTTTTCCTATGTGGTGGATTTGGGGCTTTGTTTTTATTTTTGCAGTGATTATTTTGATAAATATGCTTTATCCAGTGATTAGAGATAAGATGTTTGATAAATTTGAACCTTTGAAAGATAAGGAGTTAGAAGAAAAAATCAATAACCTTCTAAATGAAGTAGGATTTAAAAGTTCTGGTGTATTTTCAGTTGATGCAAGTAAAAGAGATAATCGACTAAATGCTTATTTTGGGGGATTGGGAAGTACTAAAAGGGTAGTTTTATTTGATACTTTGATTGAAAAACTTTCTCATAATGAATTATTGGCAGTTTTAGGTCACGAATTAGGACACTTTAAAAATGGTGATATTTTGAAAAATATTGGAATCATGGGCTTCATTATGTTTATATTTTTTGCAATATTTGGAAATCTTGGAGATGAAATCTTTTTAGGTCTTAATATTTCAAATGAACCATATGCGATTATTACAGTATTTTTGATGTTTTCACCTATACTTTCGTTTTTCCTTATGCCTTTGATGTCTTTGATTTCTAGACATAATGAATATGCAGCAGATGAGTTTGGTTCAAACCTTCAGACAAAAGAGGATTTGGTAAGTGCTTTATTAAAACTTGCAAACGAGAATAAATCATTTCCTTTATCTCATCCATTATATATTTTCTTTTATTATTCTCATCCACCATTGGTAGAGAGATTTAAAGAGTTAGGTTATGATGTACACTCCGACAGCCAAAGTGCTTTAAAAGATGAGTTTAATTTAAATGTCTAA
- a CDS encoding cation:proton antiporter domain-containing protein codes for MSNGHLLGSLLYLFTIVAILVTLSKRLGLGSILGLLIAGIIVGPFSYGPILTKEVSSVRNIAEFGVVLLLFVIGLEMQPKKLWSMRKEVFGLGSAQIVFSGFFIFLYTVFYAKSWQIALLIAPTFALSSTAFVMQILQDKGITHTPEGQTSFSILLMQDLAVVPLLALVPIVAVNQVTSAESIWIEVLIAIASIAALILLGKYVVPKLLDYLAKHQNKDAFFFFVIAAVVFAAWLMEHSGLSMSLGAFIMGMILSNSKYHYQIRAYVEPYKGLLMAMFFVAVGMSIDLKAMVDNPLVLLQHLVVIMAIKIVALFVFMIFMGYKRSTAISVSFLLAQSGEFGFVVFGAMKAVGGISDEIFVASITIISFSMLLTPILVNLSEKLALKFDTSPIKIKSAYVPKTEWEGVIIAGYGEVGRLTATMLDYANIPFVAFDIDAKRVEIGEKEGRAVYYGELSDLDFITRIGLEKAKAVILTIENHHTAAKIISHIRNEYPYLRILSRTKNMKTRDLLVKHGVSWAMPVSSEGALRLGAETLLGLGRTREDVIDILTYFRKNDYETIKELHEKDEKK; via the coding sequence ATGTCAAATGGTCATTTATTAGGCTCACTTCTATATCTTTTTACTATAGTAGCAATTTTAGTAACTTTGTCCAAGAGACTAGGGCTTGGTAGTATTTTAGGCTTATTAATAGCTGGTATAATAGTTGGTCCTTTCTCATATGGACCAATTTTGACAAAAGAAGTAAGTTCAGTTCGAAATATTGCAGAATTTGGAGTAGTACTTTTACTTTTTGTTATTGGTTTAGAAATGCAGCCTAAAAAACTTTGGAGTATGAGAAAAGAGGTTTTTGGACTAGGAAGTGCACAAATAGTATTTTCAGGTTTTTTTATATTTTTGTATACTGTATTTTATGCAAAATCTTGGCAAATAGCTTTACTTATTGCTCCCACTTTTGCACTTTCTTCAACAGCTTTTGTAATGCAAATATTACAAGACAAAGGGATAACTCATACTCCAGAAGGACAAACTAGCTTTTCCATTTTATTAATGCAAGATTTAGCAGTAGTTCCCCTTTTAGCTTTAGTTCCAATTGTAGCAGTAAATCAAGTGACATCAGCCGAATCAATTTGGATAGAAGTATTGATTGCAATTGCTTCAATTGCAGCTTTAATTTTATTGGGTAAATATGTTGTACCAAAGTTATTAGATTATTTGGCAAAGCATCAAAATAAAGATGCTTTTTTCTTTTTTGTCATAGCAGCTGTAGTATTTGCAGCTTGGCTAATGGAACATTCTGGTCTTTCTATGTCTCTTGGCGCATTTATTATGGGGATGATTTTATCGAACTCTAAATATCATTACCAAATTAGAGCATATGTTGAGCCTTATAAAGGGCTACTTATGGCTATGTTTTTCGTAGCGGTTGGTATGTCTATAGATTTAAAAGCTATGGTCGATAATCCTTTAGTTTTATTACAACATTTAGTAGTTATTATGGCAATAAAAATTGTAGCACTTTTTGTTTTTATGATTTTTATGGGATATAAACGCTCAACTGCTATATCAGTATCTTTTCTTTTAGCACAAAGTGGAGAGTTTGGTTTTGTAGTATTTGGGGCCATGAAAGCAGTTGGGGGGATAAGTGATGAAATTTTTGTTGCAAGTATAACAATTATCTCTTTTAGTATGCTCTTAACCCCAATTCTTGTAAATTTAAGTGAAAAACTTGCACTAAAATTTGATACATCTCCTATAAAAATAAAATCAGCATATGTACCTAAAACAGAATGGGAAGGTGTAATTATCGCAGGATATGGAGAAGTTGGAAGATTAACAGCTACTATGCTTGATTATGCAAATATCCCTTTTGTAGCTTTTGATATAGATGCAAAAAGAGTCGAGATAGGTGAAAAAGAGGGAAGAGCTGTATATTATGGAGAGTTAAGTGATTTGGATTTTATTACAAGAATAGGCTTAGAAAAGGCAAAAGCAGTTATTCTTACAATTGAAAATCATCACACAGCAGCAAAAATCATTTCGCATATCAGAAATGAATACCCATATTTACGTATACTTTCAAGAACTAAAAATATGAAAACAAGAGATCTTTTAGTCAAGCATGGAGTATCTTGGGCAATGCCAGTATCTTCTGAAGGTGCTCTAAGATTAGGAGCAGAGACCCTATTAGGACTTGGAAGAACAAGAGAAGATGTAATTGATATCTTAACTTACTTTAGAAAAAATGATTATGAAACAATCAAAGAACTCCATGAAAAAGATGAGAAAAAGTAA
- a CDS encoding GNAT family N-acetyltransferase, with translation MVKIKKHHHQDYPYPLFQKITSSIELTDSFEQKNREKLFIEDICKRVEKSKSVLYVLCIDDKEIGLVSLSVTAIEEFPSLQIDFLLVDKNYRGKVIKELDNVKASEYLIELSISIAKEIQEKVGLKYIVLLPDNDDLREIYQELNFSKLNKNGWMFISL, from the coding sequence TTGGTTAAGATAAAAAAACACCATCATCAAGACTATCCTTATCCATTATTTCAAAAAATAACTTCATCAATAGAACTTACAGATTCATTTGAACAAAAGAATAGGGAAAAACTTTTTATTGAGGACATTTGTAAAAGAGTTGAAAAATCTAAATCAGTTCTATACGTATTATGTATAGATGATAAAGAAATAGGATTAGTTTCTTTGTCTGTAACAGCTATTGAAGAGTTTCCCTCTCTTCAAATTGACTTTTTACTTGTCGACAAGAATTATCGAGGTAAAGTTATTAAAGAATTAGATAATGTTAAAGCATCTGAATATTTAATTGAATTATCAATTTCAATCGCTAAAGAGATTCAAGAAAAGGTAGGATTAAAATATATTGTACTTTTACCTGATAATGATGATTTAAGAGAAATTTATCAAGAATTAAACTTTAGTAAACTTAACAAAAATGGTTGGATGTTCATCTCACTTTAG
- a CDS encoding DNA recombination protein RmuC, which produces MSNEILIFLGVILISILITYIVVRLVYEKRLSTLVYEKESMQKEIFQRLEFEKIRYEESKKAMSSEFRVRIESYDEKLQLLEDSKKQMKLEFESLANKLFEENSKKSSLNLNQVLSPFKEQLNSFGKRVNDIYNDETKQRVTLLTEIKNLKDLNNQISQDAVNLTKALKGENKTQGDWGEMILSKILEQTGLREGIEYSTQGSFTSEDGKRLRPDVIVHLPQNKDVIIDSKVSLLAYTNYVESEEEIEKQRYAKELIKSIYAHIKGLSSKNYDEISDLKTLDFVLLFIPIEGAFMLAASKDSNLFKVAFENNIMLVSPSTLFVTLRTIENIWRYEHQNENALIISKKAADLYDKFASFVKDIENIGIHIDRSKKSYDEAINKLSVGRGNLLRRAQEFEELGVKAKKTIDESKLLGE; this is translated from the coding sequence ATGTCTAATGAGATTCTAATCTTTTTAGGTGTAATTTTAATATCAATACTAATCACATACATTGTTGTGCGATTAGTTTATGAAAAGAGATTATCAACTTTAGTTTATGAAAAAGAATCTATGCAAAAAGAGATATTTCAAAGACTAGAGTTTGAAAAGATTAGATATGAAGAGTCTAAAAAGGCTATGAGTAGTGAATTTAGGGTAAGAATAGAGTCTTATGATGAAAAACTTCAGCTTTTGGAAGATTCTAAAAAGCAAATGAAATTAGAATTTGAATCTTTAGCAAATAAACTTTTTGAAGAGAATTCCAAAAAGTCATCTTTGAATCTAAATCAAGTACTAAGTCCCTTTAAAGAACAACTTAATAGTTTTGGGAAGAGGGTAAATGATATTTATAATGATGAGACTAAACAAAGGGTTACTTTATTAACAGAGATTAAAAATCTAAAGGATTTGAATAATCAGATTTCTCAAGATGCAGTTAATCTAACTAAAGCATTAAAAGGAGAAAACAAAACCCAAGGTGATTGGGGTGAGATGATTTTATCTAAGATTTTAGAACAAACAGGGCTTAGAGAAGGAATAGAGTACTCAACACAAGGAAGTTTCACTTCAGAAGATGGAAAAAGATTAAGACCAGATGTTATTGTACATCTTCCACAAAATAAAGATGTAATAATCGACTCTAAAGTCTCACTTCTTGCATATACAAATTATGTGGAGAGTGAAGAAGAGATAGAAAAACAAAGATATGCAAAAGAGTTGATAAAATCTATTTATGCACATATCAAAGGACTTAGTTCTAAAAATTATGATGAAATAAGTGATTTGAAAACTTTAGATTTTGTTTTGCTTTTTATTCCTATTGAGGGAGCTTTTATGCTTGCAGCTTCAAAAGATAGCAATCTTTTTAAAGTAGCTTTTGAGAATAATATTATGCTTGTATCTCCTTCAACTTTGTTTGTGACTTTACGAACTATTGAGAATATATGGAGATATGAGCATCAAAATGAAAATGCTTTGATAATCTCAAAAAAGGCAGCCGATTTATATGATAAGTTTGCTTCTTTTGTAAAAGATATAGAAAATATAGGGATTCATATTGATAGAAGTAAAAAATCTTATGATGAAGCTATCAATAAGTTAAGTGTTGGAAGAGGAAATCTTCTTAGACGTGCACAAGAGTTTGAAGAACTTGGTGTAAAAGCCAAAAAAACTATTGATGAAAGTAAATTATTAGGTGAATAA
- a CDS encoding YbgC/FadM family acyl-CoA thioesterase, protein MKIRVYYEDTDCGGVVYHSNYLSFCERARSELFFQKGLTPHQESEFFVVKSLEANYISPAVFGDELFIKTKLIEKKAVSLTLHQEIIRDEKVIFEMNVKVVYLKNKKPSKIPNEMYEVFKNE, encoded by the coding sequence TTGAAAATACGAGTATATTACGAAGATACAGATTGCGGTGGAGTTGTTTATCATTCAAATTATTTAAGCTTTTGTGAAAGAGCTAGAAGTGAGTTGTTTTTTCAAAAGGGATTAACTCCCCATCAAGAGAGTGAGTTTTTTGTAGTGAAATCACTTGAAGCAAACTATATAAGTCCAGCAGTTTTTGGAGATGAACTTTTTATAAAAACTAAACTTATTGAAAAAAAAGCTGTATCATTAACTTTACACCAAGAGATAATAAGAGATGAGAAAGTTATATTTGAGATGAATGTAAAAGTTGTATATTTAAAAAATAAAAAGCCATCAAAAATTCCAAATGAAATGTATGAGGTATTTAAAAATGAGTAA
- a CDS encoding iron-containing alcohol dehydrogenase → MEDFSYCNPTQVEFGKDKEKNIGEYIISKDVKKVLICYGSERIKKDGLFYTVIESLKEKGIEYIDFGGIISNPTLSKVKEGIKLAKGNSIDGVLAVGGGSVLDSAKAIAVGTLYDGDIWDFFIKKEVITKALPVFDIMTLAATGSEMNCFAVITNEDTKEKYSIFSSHVYPKVSVINPLLMQSISNEYLVYSAADIIAHSIEGYFTASSQPTFLNRQIESIIKTVIDTTEILINNPKDYETRGEFAWAATNALNGTTFLGASGYTFPNHMIEHTLSALHNVPHGAGLSVVIPAWMKWYYKRNENQFTRFAKEIFGLPTAIEGIEALENWFNKIGTPTKLSQLNIEESDLAKIIENTNKRAEHFGLGDIYTKEALNKIMSNAL, encoded by the coding sequence ATGGAAGACTTTAGTTATTGTAATCCTACTCAAGTTGAGTTTGGGAAAGATAAAGAAAAAAATATTGGTGAATATATTATTTCAAAAGATGTTAAAAAAGTATTAATATGTTATGGTAGTGAAAGAATAAAAAAAGACGGTTTATTTTACACAGTTATAGAAAGCTTAAAAGAAAAAGGTATTGAATATATTGATTTTGGAGGTATTATTAGCAACCCTACTTTATCAAAAGTAAAAGAAGGTATAAAACTAGCAAAAGGAAACTCAATAGATGGCGTTTTAGCTGTTGGTGGTGGTTCTGTTCTTGATAGTGCAAAAGCAATAGCCGTTGGGACTTTATATGATGGTGATATTTGGGATTTTTTTATAAAAAAAGAAGTTATTACAAAAGCTTTGCCTGTATTTGATATCATGACATTAGCTGCAACAGGAAGTGAAATGAACTGTTTTGCTGTAATTACAAATGAAGATACAAAAGAAAAATATTCGATTTTTTCTTCACATGTATATCCAAAAGTATCAGTTATAAATCCGTTACTAATGCAATCAATTTCAAATGAATACTTAGTTTATTCAGCAGCTGATATCATAGCTCATAGTATAGAAGGATATTTTACAGCAAGTTCTCAGCCAACTTTTTTAAATAGACAAATAGAGTCTATAATTAAAACAGTTATTGATACAACAGAGATTTTAATAAACAATCCAAAAGATTATGAAACAAGAGGTGAATTTGCTTGGGCAGCAACAAATGCATTAAATGGTACTACTTTTTTAGGAGCGAGTGGATATACCTTTCCTAATCATATGATTGAACATACTTTATCTGCACTTCATAATGTACCTCATGGAGCAGGATTATCTGTAGTTATACCAGCTTGGATGAAATGGTATTATAAAAGAAATGAAAACCAATTTACTAGATTTGCAAAAGAAATTTTTGGTTTACCAACTGCAATTGAAGGCATTGAAGCCTTAGAAAATTGGTTTAATAAAATAGGAACTCCAACAAAATTGAGTCAACTAAATATAGAAGAATCAGATTTAGCGAAAATCATAGAAAACACTAATAAAAGGGCAGAACATTTTGGCCTTGGCGATATTTATACAAAAGAAGCATTAAATAAAATAATGTCAAATGCACTATAA